The Lathyrus oleraceus cultivar Zhongwan6 chromosome 5, CAAS_Psat_ZW6_1.0, whole genome shotgun sequence genome includes the window ATTTTGTTTAAAAATCTTATTTACTTTTCGCATTGCAACTCGAAACCCCCCTAAtttactagtttttatacatTACACACATTTTGTCTTGTTAGAAGAAGTCCCTGCAGATTCGATCTTTTTTATTACTGTGAGACTGTCGGTACACTTGTTGAGAAGTCATCAAGGACGTAATGTATTTAGCGTGAATAAGCTTCGTTTTCTTACCCATTGGTGGCTTGAGTGGaaaaacaagaattacaatgtTTCTGCCTCAAGAAGAATAGTGAATTTCTCACTTTTCCTAATGTTATCCTAACACAATATATTTTTTTGGAAAGACGGAAATAcaaaagaagaggaaaagggGTTTTGCCGAGACAACATAGCAGTTTCCTACAGAAACCCAATCGTACAAGCGTTATATTTACCCAACGGGATAACTGCCACGAGAAGTGAAAATTTCTTGAAACTTGGAAGACGCGTGTAAGTAAAAGAGGCTAAATTAGTTTTTCCAAGAAGGCTATCATGAGTTGCATTAAATGTCACCCACACTCTTTTTCCACTATATTACTCAAGCTCCCACGATTGATTGGCGTTTTAATGTCTCTAAGCTCACACTCTTTTTCCACTATATTACTCAAGCTCCCACGATTGATTGGCGTTTTAATGTCTCTAAGTTCAATCAAGATGAAACTTGATGTATCCCATTACCACCTAGTTAGGACACACTTGGATAGAGAGGAACACTCGCCCTAAGCTGAGTGAATGGCCTCTCATTAGAAATGTCGCCTTCAACTGAGGGACTCCACTCTCATTAAAAAAATTGCCTTCAATTAAGGGTTTCCCCACTCATTAAAAAGGTCTCCTCCAATTGAGGGACTCGTGTAACACCTGAGGTTGTAGAGGGCGGGAAGTGGTTGTAACACCAGAGGCTGTGTGCAGGTACGGGACTGCATGAGAGGGATCCTAAGGCTGTGCAGGTACGGGACTGCATGATTGAAGGAAGGattataaggattaattggtactacctataccaacaagatgcataTTCTTTTCAGTACCCCGACAAATAAGAACTCTATAGTTAAgcatgcttgacttggagtagtatttggatgggtaAAAATTTTAGAAGTTTCCTAaaaagcgtgtgagtgaggacaaagaATGTTAAAAAGATctgtgttggtttgtggggtcgGTCGGTAATCCAGAAAGTAACCTCATTACAACTCACCCCAGACTGAGAGACTCGTCTCTCATTAAAAAGGCCACCTTTAACTAAAGGACTCACCATAGGCTGAGGGACTCACCTCTCATTAAAAAGGTCGCCTTCAGCTGAAAGGCCCACCCATAAGTCGTGGTATCTCACTAATGAAAGAAGCCTTGAAAACACTTCGCCATTTACAAAGCCATAATGCTTGAAGGACTGTGTAGTATTATATTTGTGAAGGTATTAAACAATGGCAACTCTTGGGTCCCCCCGCCTAGAGTGAGCGACATCCCCACTGAACATGAGGGACTCTCCTTTGGGACAATTGATGTGTACAATATCGTTATCTTCTGTTAGTTATATGAGAAAGAGTCACACCACGACTCCTAAAAAGTAGGTGGTCAATAGTCTCTCCTAATCATGAGGGATATGTTATTGTCCCTAAGGGTTTCCTAAATCTTAGGCCCAAAAAACCTCTATAAATACCTCTTACCTAAGGGGGGAAGGGACAAGTCATAATTCATGCACTATTACCTAAGTACCAATATATGCAAAGTCTTTCACCTCACGTGAGTAGGTACTCTAAAACCACCGTACAAGGCTTCTCGCCGACATGGGAAAATCCTAACCACTAAAAGTTGTTATATACTTACTAAGGCCTCTGAGTACCTCTGTCCTTTCAGAGGTAAGATGCACACTTGTACTTTTTGACCAGTACAATTACCATCTCCTAGTTGCTACACAAAATAGTTTTGGAGCCAGTCTTAAATGCTAGCCAGGGATTTCCATAAATGGGAGTTGTAGAATTGAGAACTAGTAGTACCCCGAAGATCAATATTACCGTTATACTTACTATAAAGGACCTTACATCAGAGATCTTCAAGTCTAAGGATTATGTTCTAAATAGTTTTCATAAGGAATGTGTTATTCATTTTATGAAGGCTTTTGATCTCGAGTCCCACATCTTTCTTTGGAAAGCGATAAACACCCCAATCAATCATATGAGGCTCAACATAAATTTGCTAGAGTAAGTCTACCAACAAAACAAAGGCACTAATGCTTCCACCCACTCAACCTATTTTGAATCTTTTTAATTTTGTGTTGAAATTTCCCTCTTGTTGTTCTACCAGGTGGAATATTCTTCGATATATACTTGCCAAAACTACTAACATGTCCGAACTTCGTATGCTGTAAGATATCACCAATGAAACCGTGATCAATATTTTTGGAGAAAAAAATGTAAGTTTTCTAATTGTTAATCCTCTGGCCAGACGCCTTGAAAAATTGGTCAAGGTAGTACATCATATAATGAGGATGTCCAATCGAATCCTCTGCAAAAACAAGAAGATTGTCTACAAAAAGTGAAATTTAAGGGTTATTCTTACGTTCCCGAATGAGCTATCAGTAGTTAGCTTCCGTTTCATCAATAATAATATGAGAGAGTATTTCCACACACATAACAATAAAATTAAAGGGATAACGAGTCTCCTTGACGAATGTCTTTTATAGGAGAGAAAATGTCATTTTTATCCATATTCTACAATTTTTTAAAAAAGGGAGAGGTAATGCAATGGTGAATTATGTTAATAAATAATAATGACATTTTAGGAGTTTTTTTTCCATAACCCTAATAATGATTATCAAAATGTTATTCAACTGTTATTGCCACAACTTTGTAAGAATGACATTGTAGTAAAATGTTGTTGTCACACTAAGAAGGTAACATAAGAATGACATTGTAGTAAAATGTTGTTGTCACACTATACCGCTATATTGACACTATCACCCTCTATTGATAACATAGCTTGATAGTAGAATCGAATCCATATCTAAATTTAACATGAACAAATGTAATTTCTCATGCATTAGCAAACATAATACTTATTAATATATTCAAACATCAACATTAAAAATTGAATTTAGATTCCATATTATTGTCATTTGATACTATAATTGATCTCGACTATTGATTTAAAATCGGATATTTGATATTACTATTAATTTCATGATACAGTTGATCTCGACTATTGATTGAAAATCAAATATTTGATATTATACAATTAGTTAATTTAGATGAAATATCTGATATTATCACACATTGCAACACCCAATCCTTTTCAAAAACATACATGAAAGGGAATGACAAAAGAAAGAGATAATTACATGGTTAAGCAAAGTGGCACAGTTTTGATAAAGATTGAAAAGGAGAAAATCTTGTGACTAGGATCTTTAGGTTCCTTTTAAGCACTTGGAGTGGGGTCCACATACACAACATGAGATGTAAATGTCTTTATATTATATGCCTTTTGCATGGACCGATCAACACTTAGTCAGCCGATTCATCCATCTTATTCCCTTTCTCTCTCCTCTCTCtagaaagaacaaaaaaaaaacacTAATCCCTTTCTCTTTCTTTGTCCATGATTTTCGCCGGAATCCAATTCCTCCGCGTGTACCTCTGAATCAGTGCACTCTCGGTACCtgaaatttccaaacttcattAAATTCTATTccttttgttttttgttttcGTTCTTCTGTTTGTTCTGTTCCAACGAATACATGTACTGTGCCATTTAAGTTTGATCGAAAAACTTTCGAGTTTTTGAGAATTACCCATTTTTTGTTTTCCTAATTTGTAAGTGGGTTTGTGTTTTCTTTCACTTTGTTGCCTTATTTACTGTCAAATTTTATTTCTTTATGCATCTCAAATCACTCTGCTTTTTACTGGTTGTGAAATTTACGTTTCTCTTGTTATTCTTGTTTTCTTAATTGGGCTGTTTTTTTTTCTATCTCTATACATATTTTAGTGCCCTAATAGTGTTTATAGAATATGTGTGTGATGAGGAATTGCTGTTATATGGGTTTTGTTTTTGTTTCTATGCTATATTGGGGTTGGGTTGGGTTGGGTTGGATGATTTGCTTGTGGGAATATTCATTTCATGTCTTGTCTGACCATGTTATTGAGAATGAGATGTTTTATTCTTTGACTGTGGTTGTTTTGCTTCAACAATTTCGTTGTTGACTTAAGTTTCTAGCTTATATATAGGAGCTTGTTAATTATAATAAAGTATATGGTTGTTCACTGGTGGTTTAAATCATGTAGAAGTTAGATGGTAGTGCTTTTACACAAATTAAGATAATAAGTGTTTACGTTCTCGTAGTTATTTTACGATTCTTTTGTTATTTTGTGCGTTATTACTTGTGGACAAATTTATCTGTCGGCTTTTCTGTCAAGATGTATATTGATGACAATGAGCCATAGTTATAACTATGACACGTGCACCGCTTGTTTAGACTTGATGCTAGTGACTGTTATAATGTTTCAGAAGTATGGTTTTTCAATATAACGATACATTCTGAGCTGTAATTTTCGTGTTGTTTCCACTTGTGTATAATTGATCTATTGCTTCTGGAATACATTTGATACTGAGTTAATCTGCAGATATAAGTCTCGCTCCAAAGTTTGCGTAAAGGGAAAGGAAAGCTACTGCTGGGATAATAATGGGGGCCTCAAGCTCCAAACTGGATGACGATAAGGCACTCCAACTGTGCCGTGAAAGGAAGAAATTTGTTAGGCAGGCACTTGATGGGCGTTGCTCGCTCGCAGCGGCCTATGTTTCATATGTCCAGTCGTTGAAAGTTGCAGGAACAGCTATGAGGAAGTTCACAGAACCGGAAGCGCCAATTGAATCTTCCTTGTATACGTCCACTAATGCAACGCCCGAGCCGCTTGCTTTTAATGAGAAAACCCCATCTCAGTTCTCATTCTCTTCACCATCTGCATCACAGCGTATTGATCCACATGAAACCTTTTCTCCAACGCCCTCTCCTCCCAGCTCTACTAAGTTCCAAGCTAATCATATGAGGTTTAGCAGTAGTTCATCTAAAAAGGTAGAAGAAAAACCACCTGCACCTGTTATAGGAACAGTAACATCATCGAGTGCTCCACAAAATGCCGCTCCCTTTACTACCGAAAGGTCTGAAACAGCGGCATTTGAAGATTCTTCACTTCCAAATGGAACTCAACCATGGGATTTTTTTGGTCTTTTTCATCCTATGGACCATCAATTTTCTTTTCAAGAAGGAAAGGGAATGCATCGAGATACGGGAATTGCCGATGATATAGCAAGATTAAGGGAGGAGGAAGGGGTTCCTGAGTTGGAGGACGATGAAGAGAAGGTTTCTTCTCAAGAAAGTGAGGTCTCTCATGACTCTGAAGATGAATTTGACGATGAGCCTTCCACAGATACCCTTGTCcgaaaatttgaaaattttaataGAGTAAATGACCATGTTCAAGCCAATGGATTTCATGGCACGGATAAGCCTCAAGCAGGGGATTCGGTTGTGAATGAGGAGAAGGAGAGTTTTGTCTCACCTAATGTATCACCACTAAAGACAGCAACTATTGTATCAGCGTTTCAAACTGAAACAAATAAGTCAGTGGAGAAAGAGAATCACTCGGAAAATAAAGTTGCACCTAAGGACTTTTTTGCAAGCATGAAAGAAATTGAATATCTCTTTGTTAGAGCATCCGAATCTGGCAAAGAGGTTCCAAGAATGCTTGAAGCAAATAAGTTACACTTTCGTCCTATATTTCCGGGGAAAGAAAGTAATTCCTATAGCTCTTTATTCTCCATATGTTCCTGCATAAATGTTTATTATTGAGATTCTGATACCTGTATGACTATAATGTCCTGTTGTTCTCATGATTAAAGTTCATTTTTctgagatttaaaaaaaaatcattaccgTACTATGTAATTTACTTCAACATAATGTTTAACCATGGAAGTTCTTAATTGTAACAGATGCTTCAATGGGGTCCTCATTTTTGAAGGCCTGTTTCTCATGTGGGGAAAACCCAAGTCAAGTTCCAGAAGGTACTCTTATTACTCTTTTTGTTTTTGCTCTTTAATGTCACCCGGACCTTGCCAACCATCTTGCGTTGCGTTAGCCATTATTAAATATTGATACCGTTAGCGATATTCATGAAATTATTGGAACCTTTATATTAAATTCGTGTATTAGTGTGTTTCTCTTCGACCTTTTTTGTTAGTATTATTCGAGTTCCTATCTTTCTTTTTTTCTCATCTTGGTATTTAACTGCTCTTTCACGAGATATGAGAATAGTGGCTCATGAAACACAATCCATACTTACATTATACTCATTGTTGTTTGTTGCAAACTGTTTTTGTGAATTCCGTGTCTAAATTTTTATGTAAAATTTTCTTAGAACCTGCTCAAAACTCGGTCAAGTACTTAACTTGGCATAGGACAATGTCATCTCGATCCAATTCATCCAGAAATCCTTTGGGAGCAAACTCAAAAGATGATATAGACAACCCTTCAAATAATCTCTTTGATAATTTCTGTATGATCTCTGGAAGCCATGCATCTACCTTGGATAGACTATTTGCATGGGAAAGAAAGCTCTATGATGAAGTCAAGGTACTGTATACTCTTTCTTATCATCAACTTCTATTGGCTTCATTAACTTAACAATACATACATAGAATAACGAGCTAATTCTTTAAGCCCCAATACTAAACACTTAATTGACACAAAATAGCTTTGTTATTCTTCATCGGTATCCTGTCTTAAAAGTTAAAAATGAAACCTTCTTAATTCTTTATAACTTTCTTATCTGATTTAAGATGAAAATTTCTCTATATATTTGCTAATTTCATTGTTTATTTCTGCTAATTACAGGCGAGTGGGGTGATCCGAAAGGAATATGATATCAAGTGTAAAATCTTGCAGCATCTGGAATCAAAAGGAGAAAAGACTTCTACAATTGATAAAACCCGTGCTGTAGTTAAGGATCTGCATTCAAGAATCAGAGTTGCTATTCTTAGGATAGATTCTATATCTAAGAGGATCGAGGAATTGCGGGACAAAGAGCTTCAGCCACAACTTGAGGAGTTAATTGAAGGGTATGATTCTTTAGATTCCTCTTGTTTTACGGTTGGGCTTTTTCATGCGGTTAACATGTCATGCTATAATAACCTTTGAATATGGATCAACATGTTATGATAAATATGAACTTGTTGGTTGTTGCATTGGTGTTTCATATGATTCTACTTTGCTTCGGTGTCAGGTTAAGTCGGATGTGGGAAACTATGTTCGATTGCCACAAGCTCCAGTTTCAGATTCTGTCAACAGCATATTACAACAACCATGCTAGAATCACCCTGCATTCCGAAACACGTAAACAAATTGCGTCCTATCTTGAAAGCGAACTCCATTTTCTTGCATCAAGTTTTACCAAGTGGGTTGGAGCTCAAAAATCTTATCTAGAGGCTATAAACGGATGGCTAAACAAATGCGTTTCTCTTCAACAAAAAACCGCCAAGAAAAAAAGAAGGCCTCAACCTCCACTCCTGAGAATGTATGGTCCGCCAATTTACGCCACCTGTGGTATCTGGTTGGATAAGCTCGGCGAATTACCTACCCAAGAAGTCGTAGATTCCATCCGAAGTTTAGCAAGTGAAACTTCCCGATTCTTACCGCGTCAAGAGAAGAGCCATGCTAAAGTTGCAAAACATCCTCATGTAGCATCATCCTGGAACACAGACATCGGCAATGAGTCATCAGATAATCTATTGGGAGACGACGCCTCGGAGGACTGGATGTCGGGTTTTGATCAATTTCGAGCAAGCTTTATAAGATTTCTCGGTCAGTTAAATAATTTTTCCGGGTCATCTGTCAAGATGTACATGGA containing:
- the LOC127083549 gene encoding protein ROLLING AND ERECT LEAF 2 translates to MGASSSKLDDDKALQLCRERKKFVRQALDGRCSLAAAYVSYVQSLKVAGTAMRKFTEPEAPIESSLYTSTNATPEPLAFNEKTPSQFSFSSPSASQRIDPHETFSPTPSPPSSTKFQANHMRFSSSSSKKVEEKPPAPVIGTVTSSSAPQNAAPFTTERSETAAFEDSSLPNGTQPWDFFGLFHPMDHQFSFQEGKGMHRDTGIADDIARLREEEGVPELEDDEEKVSSQESEVSHDSEDEFDDEPSTDTLVRKFENFNRVNDHVQANGFHGTDKPQAGDSVVNEEKESFVSPNVSPLKTATIVSAFQTETNKSVEKENHSENKVAPKDFFASMKEIEYLFVRASESGKEVPRMLEANKLHFRPIFPGKENASMGSSFLKACFSCGENPSQVPEEPAQNSVKYLTWHRTMSSRSNSSRNPLGANSKDDIDNPSNNLFDNFCMISGSHASTLDRLFAWERKLYDEVKASGVIRKEYDIKCKILQHLESKGEKTSTIDKTRAVVKDLHSRIRVAILRIDSISKRIEELRDKELQPQLEELIEGLSRMWETMFDCHKLQFQILSTAYYNNHARITLHSETRKQIASYLESELHFLASSFTKWVGAQKSYLEAINGWLNKCVSLQQKTAKKKRRPQPPLLRMYGPPIYATCGIWLDKLGELPTQEVVDSIRSLASETSRFLPRQEKSHAKVAKHPHVASSWNTDIGNESSDNLLGDDASEDWMSGFDQFRASFIRFLGQLNNFSGSSVKMYMELRQAIQHSKSHYYHHRSNSQTQEDHSKPESQVEESENQNSKQ